gtgagtgagtgcgaacTTTATTTACGTCCTGAGGAGAAAGAATTAAATCAATCCGGTGGCTCCACCCAGGTCGGGGCTGGTAGACAGAGTCCTTTTGCGACGGCCTGGGCCCTCTGAACAGCCTCGAGCTGAGCGATGAGCACTGTGATTGTGAGTGCTGAGTCCTAGGAGGACTGGTCAAGAAAGTCGGCGCCCGCGTTGGCAGAGCAGAGCCAGAGCATGAGTTCGAAGTTGTATTGTTGTTGTATTGTAAGTTGTATGCTCTTGTCTGCAACTGCCTGTAAGTGacggcctgtgcttttttgagctttgggtgaggaaGAGGAAAAATTCTTTGTCCTAAACTTTGATTCGAAGTGATTTTGTGGTATGACACGAGCGGGTCCTTATTTTCTAGATCCCTCCAGGCTGTGTCGAAGCGAGGGGGTGGACCTCAGACGCGAAAAGCGAGTTCTCGCGCCAGTTGGTGTGCCCGCACATTCGGATTACAGTCAGGACGTCCGGAAAtgttgcccatgtgggccgggatccatgtgaTGTGTGGAAACATGGGGTTGTAATCTACGTAATTATACGTAATTTTACGTAATTATACGTGTAAGAAGATTTCTGATCAGTTATTTTGTGTTAGCGTTTCAAGTTGCATTGATAATAAATGGAATGCCTTCCTTGCAGGACGTTATGGCATCGCCATTAGTGCTTGTCCATTTGCTCGTTGTGGCTGCTGTCGTCCTCCTCATTGCTGATGCAGTGGAAGGCGGTGGTGGAGTGAAAGGCGGTGGTGGAGTGAAAGACGGTGGTGGCCCAAGGGAGGATGATGGATGCACACCCGTCACCGACCCCACCGGTTCCGGGACAGTCCATGATAAGCCGGCCACACCCGAGCATGTCACCGATGGCAGCAGCCCTGAAGTTAGCAGGCCCGGTGACAGCAGGCCCGGTGACAACAGCCCCGACGACGGCAACCCCATCGCCACTAAACCCGACGACATTAGCTCCGAAGGCAGCAGCCCCGACGGAAACAGGCCCGAAAAGAACCCCACTACCGATAGCATTGACCGGGAGACCCCTGTGACTCATCCGACCGGCCATACTGACGAGCCATCCATGCCGGATTATACAAAGGATGGCACAAACGAAGGCGCCGAAGGGTGTGAAGATTCTAAGGGGTCTAAAGGCCCGAAGGGGTCTAAAGGTCCCAAGGGATCCAAGGGTCCCAAGGGATCCAAAGGCCCAAAAGGGTCTAAAGGATCCAAGGGTTCAAAAGGGAACGACGGCTCCAAAGACGACGGGCAGGACGAGCGTTTTCCAGGCTTGGGCGACGGCGATCACCATGGAGGCGGTAAGCGTTCAGTTTCGACCGCATACAATATAACTGCTGTTATACCTATTTCGCGATAGCACAGTAGTGGGTGAGCCGCAACAGCTGGAGAAGCGCACAACGCGAACGCGCTGGTAGCATGACCTGGCATGGTTTCAGAGGAGTAATaactaatgccatcttcgactggtcgtttctgagcgctctggagcgctctcgcgagcggcgttgtcttcggctggttgaaagagggtgcgcgccctgcgttcggctggttcttctcgattgctctcctccaccttcgagcgctctgaggcgctccgagccctgtcgtcggagcagtcgtcgaaattgaaacgtcatcgcagagccgcgtcgctgctgttggtgatggcccaccgtaacctaggcaacctaggccactgcgacgaacgctcgtcccggcGCCGGGAGCTTttgataagcgaaacatcggacgttggtagtagtcacgtggtttagcatctgccattgcctcctccgagagcgagtcgcacgtttggcttgcgcgctcgtcctctacctctgagctcggggaacgccggatctgcccgactctgcttcgggggatggaagcgaccagccgaagatagcataagagtACATAGCAGCGAAGAAAGTAGAAGCCGGATAGTTCTTTTTGCGGTAGAGAACAGGAAGGTCAATTTATGACGGAGGCAGAAATTCATGACATGAAAAGATCCCTGCATTTAGAGGCCATGAAGTGAAGAGAGAGGCCGAAAGGTGGATTTTCGTAAGCGTAAAATCACAGAAAAAACCAAATCGAATGTAGCCGAGAAGGGGGATGGCGTACGTCTTCTGGCGAATAACACATTCAGTGGCACAGTTTTGTGCGGCCCACGCTTTTGCCTAAAGGTGCACACTAAGTTTGTAGTTTAGGGCGAGTCGTCAAACGCTGCTCTGAAAACAAAGTGACGTGTTAATTGCAATGTAAAAAATGCAGGGCCTTTTAAGAAAGTAGGGGTTGCAAAATAAAAAATACTAAATAATTCGGACGTGCAAGTAGGCGTTGTGCATTCGGTGGGCTTAGCAGGAACTACGAAGATATATTTCGTTACAAGAAACAAAACGAGTTCCGAAAAAATATTAATATTAAATTAAGGGgtcttacgtgccgaaaccactttctgattatgacgcacgccgtagtggcagcctccggaaattgggaccacctgggttctttaacgtgctcctaaatctaagcacacgggtgttttagcccccatcgaaatgcggccgccgtggccgggattccatcccgcgtcctcgtgcttagcggcccaacaccatagccactaatcaaTCACGGCGGGTACGAGTtacgaaagaaaataaaagacagCAAAGAGAGTAGCTTTGTCAAAGGCATTCTGTTAAGATTGAGGTATGTCAATCAGGGAAAAAATAAGCAGTGAGTCGACATCTAAAGCACACAGCTGGCTGTGTTGCGGTTTTTCCGCAGCCGAAGAAGGAAGTACGACGAAGTGAAGTGGGTGTCGATGATGACAAGGACGCATTATCAGTCATGACGGTGTCGTCTTGCAACTCAGTGCTTCTTTTAATTAAAGCTAGTAGTAGATGCCGTATAGTAGGGTAACTATATGTCTTGTCAAATGTTGAACAAAAAGAAGAACCAACACGATACAGCAGACCAACTAAATTTACATTACCTATTAAATAGAGGAAAAGAAACTACAATTCAACGTAGAATGATTAAAAAATGAATGAGAGAAATTAGGAAAAAGTCTGTTTCACAAAAAAATGGATATGCTTAGCTTTTAATGACATGAGGTAAGACTGCAAAACATTTAAGCGCTGCTGTAATATTCTTGTCATCAAACTACACAAGAAAGATATTGCTGTTATTTTTTGGTACATCTTAACGTGTCATTTCTCACGATAACGTCCCCCGCTTTGTAGCAAGTACCGGCAGCGCCAAGCCTTACAAATGCGTTCAATTCGCACAAGTTTGACGCTTAAAAGTGGTGCAATGCCTAGTGTTAGATCGAAATGACAAGGAAGCGATGCGTGAAAGCGGAAGGTAGCGGTGCCCTTCTCACAGAGGTTCAGCAGAATGGCCCTGCTCTGCTTCATGTTGCATCGAGGGCTACCACGGCGCAGTATCAGCGCGTGAGATCGCGCTCACTTACGACGCTCAAAGATAAGTGCGATGGATAGAAGCCACTTCCTCGTGTGGACCTTGTGCCTGTAGTTGCTTAAGGTGCATTCACACGACAGGACGGAGAAGGAATTTTCGCAGCGGAtggcgcatcacgtgacgcgcGCGTCATCAAAACTTGCCGCCCTCGCCTTGTCCGGCCTCCTCCGCTCGCGGTCCGGATTGAAAATGCTCGCCGGTATTTCCATCCGTCCGTTTGGCGGTCGTCTGGCCTCAATTTAACGTTGTCAGCGTCGAATCTGCCAACATTGGACGGGTTGGCGTGGCTACGGTGGCGTGTTGTCGGCTTGATGCATCCGTGGCTTGATGCCACGTGTGTTTTTGTTGTGCAGGAGTGTGCAGGAGCGACCGCTTGTGCTTTTGTTGTGGTGCAGCGGGAAGGGCgagtcgtggttgcgcgcgcattTCTATTTAGACCGCGCAGCCTGCGTGACCTCAACTTGAGTGAGGTACACAAGAAAATGCTAAGTGACGAAGCAACCGGTACTTTTTTTGCTCTTGTTGATGGATTCGCAGCGCTATTGAGTATAGAGCTCGCCGATTATGCAAGCGCGCAGCTGCGTAACAGGCTATGGCAAGAGACCGCTCTCGAAATGGCTCAGAGGCATGCAGAATCAGCGCCTTACTCTGTCGGTGTGTATTATTAGCTATAACTTCATTTTTGGGATAATGACGTGCTGCGtaaccaaaaaataaagaaagagagagggcaggGTGCTCTGTCATTTCGGCGCTCAGCcctgtctctcttttttcttcttttgtggtcAGCAGCACGTTACCAGTTCAATATGAACCATGTAGCCGCTCGATTGTATGTTGAACGCGGGCCAGAAGTTCGAAAAACTGCGTGCTGCTGACGCGCAGTGGGCGATTGTATTCGTCCGGATCACACTCGAGtagatctgcacaaagcaagctCTGAACACAAAGCGTATTCTTCGACATCCGTGGTTTCTTCCAGCATAATCGTTTTCTTTTTACACCCTACACCTAGCCGTCTTCACTCACTTCGAGTAGAACAGCCAACGCGGACAAACGCCGCCTCCGATAGCTGTCTATCTTGAAATGCGCACTCGTACCCAGCAATTTGGCAACGTGCGTGGCGTTGGCGCCGAGGGTAAGCACGCGGATTCCGCAAACGGCGCTCCGGCTGTGGGAATGCGACCTAACTCGGCTGCACGgattcaagtgatgacgtcactattTTGTCCGCGGAGCAGGCGGGATTTTGCCCTCGCGTGTGTATCCACCTTTAAGgacgatccacacgacggaccaaattgctcttttggaccgcggtccgcgtaatcacgtgataggacgtcaccagttcgtgcgtaccgccgttggcccgcgcaagaccgcggccctcgcggtccaacaaatcgccgaggattttcccgcttccgttttggcggcggaccacatgcaaaccgcagcgatttggcttagccaacgaatgctGTCCGGCAACAGAGGGTCTTCAgtcaaatccaatctagttttcggctcagcaaaagccagacaagccagtcgtttcatgtcggCCGTTCCgtctacacgtgcgtgcagcagatatatttttaaacaccgtgtcctcttggagtgacgaggatgttttttccattttgaatacctcgttgagcagttcccggctttgtgggacccAAGCCGGagtgataacaatgataacactctggccgagagtgtagctggttggtctgctatGCCGTCTGCTATgacggtccgccgtgtggatgtgctctgcgccggaccggaccgcggcgggccgtgaagtcgcatcacgtgaccgagcggcccgcggacttggtccgtcgtgtggattgGCGTTTAGTGTAAGACAAACTTTCTTGCTTCTTTCATTACTTGTATACGTCTTAGACAAGTCCGGCTAAGCGAAACCTGCCTAAGTGGTATTTTCGCGTAAACGGAACGATGGTATCAACTTTGGTTGGCCGCCCATAGGCACAACTTAATGGAACTTGGGTTAGTTAAATGGAACGTGCCTTTTTGTGAACTCCGATTAGGCATAACGTTAACCGAAACTACGCCCTACCTCATCGACGTATGGAGCAGGAAAAATTAAACAGACATATAATGTTGTGATGTTATAAGTCGCGAAGAAAATACAATCCATCAGACAGTTGCGGGAAAGTTAATATATACTAAGGATGCCGAACTTGCATTGCCGTTCCCATCGCGTGCAGTTCGCTATGCAAGTAACGTTCGCGGAGGAGGAAGAGATGGATTCGGCAAAGGTTTTCCAAAAAGGTTTCCCTTGGGCTTCTTTCACACCGCCATTAATGATAGACCTCGAACAATACCCTTCTTACCTGCTCTGAGGAGACAGTTGAAAATATTATTGTcgaagttcgtggcgaaggccaCGATTCTAGCGTCGAAGACGTAGATGTTACTGTTTCATTTCGCGTTACTGTTTCGGGTCAGACGGCAAAATATAGTAGTTTTTTTTCACGCCCGGTTTGATATTGTAGCTGAGTAGGTCGACGCTTTATGTTCCAGAAATATGAATGTAACTTCTGTCATTTGGATATCCTGGATCCCACAAATGGGGAACACGTGAACTTACTGCTTGGATGAGTAAACGAAGTCAACAAAGACTGGACGACAGTGGCGGTGTCTTTGTCTGTGACAACTCTTTTTAACTTCTTCATATTGCTTCATGTTTCAGAAAATAAACACTAATGTTAGGTGCCCATGTGGACTTCCGTCGTAAAGATATGTAAATATGTAAAGGTATCATCAACCATGGTTCATTGCCTAAGTACGTGTAATACTCTTCTTATCTGGTAGTATAAATAgaacacaatcaatcaatcaatcaatcaatcaatcaatcaatcaatcaatcaatcaatcaatcaatcaatcaatcaatcaatcaatcaatcaatcaatcaatcatagaTAAATTTTACTGGAACAGTTATAAAAGAAAACATGCCTTACTATTTGCAGCAGTGATCCTTACGCCTAGTTGACTTATTCGAGACGCCGTTTCGTTGGTCAGCCACACAGGCACATACGCTTATATGTTATCCTTCCACTTAATCAATGGACGAACTTATTGAATAACAAGAATAATAAATTTCGAGGCAGAGGAATAGAACTTGGAAGTGAGCGAAGTGAGCTCGAAGTTTACAGAACATTTAAATTCGAAGGGAAGGACAATCTAACTTATCTCAACAATGAAGTAAACAATGGCTTTCGCTTTATGGTATACCGCACAAACATATAAATCAGCGTTGGTTGCTTGTCGAGTGAACAGACCGCTGGTAAAATTTGAGTGGGTGCCGAAATCTGGAGCACTAAACAAGGAACCTTGTAGCTAGTTACGTAAGGCAGTGAACTGCACGCAGGTCGGCGCGTGAGTATCATGAAAGATAATGCTGGTTATATAAACAGTGAAGCAAATAAACCAAAAATCATTGATGGGGTGAAGGAAGATGTGCCTGAGTCAAACCCTTCATTCTGGCCAACTTAATTTCTTGCAAATCATAAGGTCGAGTGATATATTTAAGAAGTCATCCTGTTTACAACGGCACAGATTAATAATGAGCCCTTAATTTGTTAACTTTATTCTGGTCCCGTTGAATTGCAGAGCGTTAGCTTCTAGATACAAGGTCTCTGAACACGATTATAAGGTATGAAACTAAGTGGCCCGCAACGATTTTAAGGCAAATAATATAGCGGAAAGGCCCGGCGTGCGCTCTGATTATTCTAAGTTTCCTATGTTATTGGTACGGAAAAATATCGTGAATATTTATCAGTTTCGTTCATTTACGGATAAATATTTCGGGACATAAGCTGACAGTCGGAAACGGAACGAGATTTTGCCGGTAGCATATGAAAAGAAGGATTGAATAGGCGTCGATGTTCTTGGGAGAACGCTGTATATCGCATGTGATATAATATTGTTTCACTTGTTTTTCTATATATGCACAACAGTTGTTTTCACGACACACATGGGGAGTCGAATAAGTGCGACTTGtcaaataataaagaaatgttCTTTTATGCGTAAGAAGAACCCCGCAGAGGAAAAATCTCGGTACCAAAGGGAAACACAATATCCCGTTCGGTCGTATCGTGATGACGTCACGAAGACCTGAAGAAGCTATTATTCACGCCTAGATAATTACAGGTGACATTTATACGGCTCAGAATTACGCGAGTGTGGCAGCGGAAAGATTTGTGCATGTCAAAGTAAAACTATCCAATGTCCCTACGGTCAGCCCTCCGGAGACAGACCATGGACTCCAGTCAAAACAGTAAGCGCCTAGAAGTTCTCGGTGGAATATTTCGCGAGGTAGATGTATTAGGCATATGGCGTTTAATATCAAAAGATTTGGAGACGCGTGCATTAGCCAGCCATAATTATCCCTAACAAGGAAGTTATATACCTTggaaaagcgaaaaaagaaaaacagcgaaCACCAAGACGCTAGACCAGAAGGAGGCACatgcgcatacacacacgcaccgTCGTCGGCAGTGCCTCCTTCTGGCTCTGCGTCTTGGTCTTCGCTGCTTTTTTTCGCTTTTaacatgaaccaactggcccagcaattCTCGCTTCTCAATGTACCTTCTAAGTACGGGTCACAGGAGTAATTATCGATCATGATATTCGACGCTTTGCTAATAACCGGTCGATTTTGTGATGTTTCGAGTTTCAATAAAATCAATTGCGCGTCTGGTTCGACATTGTCAGCCATCTCAAGCTCGTTGCGTCTTCACCTGCACCCTCTTCAagaatgtatgtgtgtgtgtgacgactttatttggaatccgatGATTGGGGGagccgggcctggggccgcctagatggccactgagagctgctgctcccgtgcggcttccttggctcgctggacggcccaaagttggtcttggagttctgagctatAAGACATTCCTTTTTGTTAGCACGTGTGCTTGATTACTTGTGCGAGGCTCacccccgcacccccccccccccaacacacacacacacgcctgcacgcgcgcgcatgcacagggagagagagagagagaaagagagagagagaggagcttTAGAATGGTGTCCTTCATGCAGTGTAGCGATGCCCAAAGGAACCTCCTCTTTGTGCCTTGTTGCAGCGGCTGGCGCGGCCGTACCAGTGCAGATGGGGGATAACAGCAACGACAAGGATGCGAACAAGAGGGACAAGGAGGATGACAGGGAACGCATCCGCGCCCGTAGCAACCAGCGGGCTCCCGTGGTGTGCTTCCTCCGCGGCGACGGTTTCGAGAGGCATGGCGTGCGCCGGTACTCCCTGAGGAGCCTGCCGATACACAAGTGCACGCACTTCATCTACTCGTACTTGGAGACGGACAACAAGAGCGGGGAGATTATCTACCGCAGGAAGGGACGCATGGGAGAGAAAAGTGCGTTTTGCTGTCGTCGTTATACCTATGACCACTTTCATTGCACATGCCTGTTCCTTTGAGCTATGGTACACGAAATGAGACGGCATCTGAGAGACCACTAtaacaagaacgaaaaaaaaaacacgtcagtATAGCTTGTAAATCTGTCTCCGGAACATTAAAGTTTATTACTACTATCACCTTAACAATCGCTCCGTAATCGCTCATTGACAATGGTACTGAGGTCACCGACTCCAGAAATGTAGCAACTACGTGATCGtttgtgctttttatttttgctttgaatgCGTGTGGCATAAAGGGACTatgatgaaaataaaaatgaatataGAAGGCCCTTATCTTGCAGTAATAATGGGCGTAACTTCccgcatataaccaaaatttgctgtgtggcctggtgaggggccctttagcaAGCGGAACATCTGGCTGGCTACCGTATACTCTGAAGGACAGAAACGGGACGGATAGAAGGGTCAGAGAGATAGAAAGGAAGGGAAGGCGAAGGCAACGCAAACACACCCATTTAATGCTCAAGTACTGAGAAGGGAGTGCGAGGGTGGTAAATAACTTTAATTTTATTCTGCATATTACAGAGAAATACTGAGTGTAGTCGAAATGCCAGAATTCGAAAAGTTCGTTAGTATCTAGGAACCCTTGGCTTAGGAAGCGCTTAGAGGTTATAACAAACGCGTTCATTAGGGTCTAATAGAATAAAGCATCTGGATTCAAAATCCGAGATCCAGTCAGGGACTTTTTCGATTCCAAAAAATTTGGCTACAGGTGAAAAGCTTGTAACAGACAGGAGCTTTTCTCTCCGCTGAGAAACTGAGCCCTAATTACGCTGCTTGGTCTCTCCCGCCTCTTTAGAAACAAGTTGCGTGGGCAAAAAACTTGACTTGCAGCTCATTATATTGAGGGGTTGTATCTGTTTTTACCGGATACATTCAAGGCTTTTAACAAATGCTCAAAGCTCTGAGAAGACATATTCAATAATGAGAGCGTCATTATGCCCGACAATTTGAAACCAAAACACTGCCGTCAAGATCGAGCAGATATCTTGCCCGTGCCGAGCCAAAAGTTCTGCTCGCTAAGCCTTTTTCACATATTCCTTCCATAGCCACCACGAGCGAGGTGGTTGCTATCAAGAAATATGTTAATCGGATTGCATTGATTCTACTATTCATTTGCATAAGCCTTGTTGTCGTATATGAAAACAAAACCTACTAAGCTTAGATGAAAGTTAAGTTCAATCATTTTAGGCCCTCTGCAATGTTTCAGAGCCTTTCGTCGTAAAAATTCCAGTTTCACATTCGAAAATAGTCAAACTTTTCGAGAACCGCTACGAATGTTGTCTGTCGCATTCGTATATGGTAGTCGCGACACGGCCGGTGCAACCTTGATACCTCCTACAAGCAAGCATCCGAGCCGCGTCGTAGATGGAAtctacatttaggtgcacgttaaagaactccaggaagtctaaatttccggagtcctccactacggcatgcctcataatcagaaagtggctttggcccgTAAAACCGCACAATTTATTTAATTGTAGATGGAATAATGTAAATATTTTGTTCTCTTTCATGGTATAGTAAACGCAATCTAAACGGGTAAGTTCTTCAGCAAATTATGACCTATGCAATGACCatgggaagaaaataaaaagaaaaagaaaggtatcgCTGAACTTGCACAGATCGCGGGACATAAGATGAAATGGATATGGCGAATCGGTTCCACGGAGGCTGGAAAGGTGGAGGAAGGCTGATGAAAGGGAATGTTGTCATCCATCTAACTGTACAAGGAGACTTCC
This Dermacentor albipictus isolate Rhodes 1998 colony chromosome 1, USDA_Dalb.pri_finalv2, whole genome shotgun sequence DNA region includes the following protein-coding sequences:
- the LOC139054648 gene encoding chitinase-3-like protein 2 isoform X2 is translated as MSSKLYCCCIDVMASPLVLVHLLVVAAVVLLIADAVEGGGGVKGGGGVKDGGGPREDDGCTPVTDPTGSGTVHDKPATPEHVTDGSSPEVSRPGDSRPGDNSPDDGNPIATKPDDISSEGSSPDGNRPEKNPTTDSIDRETPVTHPTGHTDEPSMPDYTKDGTNEGAEGCEDSKGSKGPKGSKGPKGSKGPKGSKGPKGSKGSKGSKGNDGSKDDGQDERFPGLGDGDHHGGAAGAAVPVQMGDNSNDKDANKRDKEDDRERIRARSNQRAPVVCFLRGDGFERHGVRRYSLRSLPIHKCTHFIYSYLETDNKSGEIIYRRKGRMGEKTILRTLGRIRHDTNAKEVKTLVSYGAGAHVQSLLNRIRDDKEANKLVDRIKTMLETFGLDGINFHLEGPGPLVCKQEDIRTIVNFIKNLRHSVNKQVLITAQLPACRDTKCNLFMSDTMARYLDYLFLITFDYKLDDLTRTRLTSGLYRYKDNNGYTTTETETCLGRWIDAGVPKYKIGPGLATYGRSFTLNNPAYNGDNAKLKKNHPLGYAAEFSNTDGYMNYVETCRRAGYMKWTRKWVRYAATPYIYHKDQWVSYDDTDSADVKVKWFRDRSLGGVFIWSLGEDDYAGNCKQDHQYPMVTAAWKVMKDYWPIDLYRARRRKG